A stretch of the Archangium violaceum genome encodes the following:
- a CDS encoding HAMP domain-containing sensor histidine kinase has protein sequence MRRKEWEQRHRHRQERYHGGHHPRWRMSRLGWFIRARLHRRLFLWFGVSIFITGLVVGTVMSLVGGPGWRQEVERVRTFVGNRLAEAWDDPARRDAIVHSVARDLDVDVELRDASGALLVRTGPPCHAHAAFSAQVEREGVRLGTVRACHGHTRARQPWRGPMVLVLAGASLWMASGWLARRLSRPLETLARAAQELGKGKLDTRVQMGRHATGEMSVLADAFNEMAARIERQMADQRELLAAVSHELRTPLAHLRVLVELMRDAGGSDHTADQMEREVVELDALVGELLASSRLDFGQLTPRELDGKDLGARALERTGLPAEALAVEVSDTKLVGDATLLGRALANLLDNARKHGQGVESLSLLERDGQLAFCVDDRGPGLSPGEETRIFEPFYRKDRGGEAREAGSLGLGLALVQRIARAHGGETFAENRPGGGARVGFTLRREGPSPNEAPPASARSPT, from the coding sequence ATGAGACGCAAGGAATGGGAGCAGCGCCACCGCCACCGCCAGGAGCGGTATCACGGCGGGCACCACCCGCGCTGGCGCATGAGCCGGCTGGGGTGGTTCATCCGCGCGAGACTGCACCGCAGGCTCTTCCTCTGGTTCGGCGTGTCCATCTTCATCACCGGCCTGGTGGTCGGCACGGTGATGAGCCTGGTGGGCGGGCCCGGCTGGCGCCAGGAGGTGGAGCGCGTGCGCACCTTCGTCGGCAACCGCCTCGCCGAGGCGTGGGATGATCCCGCGCGAAGGGACGCCATCGTCCATTCGGTGGCCAGGGACCTGGACGTCGACGTGGAGCTGAGGGACGCCTCCGGTGCGCTGCTGGTGCGCACGGGCCCCCCCTGCCACGCGCACGCCGCGTTCTCCGCGCAGGTGGAGCGCGAGGGCGTGAGGCTCGGCACCGTGCGGGCCTGTCATGGACACACCCGGGCCCGGCAGCCCTGGCGTGGGCCGATGGTGCTGGTGCTGGCCGGGGCCTCGCTGTGGATGGCCTCGGGGTGGCTCGCCCGGCGGCTGTCCCGCCCCCTGGAGACGCTGGCGCGAGCCGCGCAGGAGCTCGGCAAGGGCAAGTTGGACACGCGCGTGCAGATGGGCCGTCACGCCACCGGGGAGATGTCCGTGCTGGCCGATGCCTTCAACGAAATGGCCGCGCGCATCGAGCGGCAGATGGCGGATCAGCGCGAGCTGCTGGCCGCGGTGTCACACGAGCTGCGCACGCCGCTGGCGCACCTGCGCGTCCTCGTGGAGCTGATGCGCGATGCCGGGGGCTCGGATCACACGGCGGACCAGATGGAGCGCGAGGTGGTGGAGCTGGACGCGCTGGTGGGCGAGCTGCTGGCGAGCTCACGACTGGACTTCGGGCAACTGACGCCTCGCGAGCTGGACGGGAAGGACCTGGGTGCGCGCGCGCTGGAGCGGACGGGGCTGCCGGCGGAGGCACTCGCGGTGGAGGTGAGTGATACGAAGCTGGTGGGAGATGCCACGCTGCTGGGACGCGCGCTGGCCAACCTGCTGGACAACGCGCGCAAGCACGGCCAGGGAGTGGAGTCCCTGAGCCTCCTCGAGCGCGACGGGCAACTCGCCTTCTGCGTGGACGACCGGGGCCCGGGGCTGTCGCCGGGAGAGGAGACTCGCATCTTCGAGCCCTTCTACCGGAAGGACCGGGGTGGCGAGGCCCGCGAGGCGGGCTCCCTCGGGCTGGGGCTCGCGCTGGTGCAGCGGATTGCCCGGGCCCACGGCGGAGAGACCTTCGCGGAGAACCGTCCCGGAGGAGGCGCCCGGGTGGGCTTCACCCTGCGGCGCGAGGGTCCCTCCCCGAACGAGGCCCCCCCCGCGTCCGCCCGTTCCCCCACGTGA
- a CDS encoding carboxypeptidase regulatory-like domain-containing protein, producing the protein MKLRTLGVAVLGVVGLAALPACKKDEAPAAPVSRSPAQDKATAKLEAPVAESAPQPVTGGGTVRGAVTFKGVAPPPAAVAPSEDPACDGMPLTDQSLRVKDGKLENVLVRVRGLVPRSRPAQPAVIDQQKCTYTPRVQGVAVGQPILIKNSDGTLHNARALAGTKSIFNVAQPPNGKAVQRPLPADAEVIRLKCDIHPWMSAWVVVNPNPYFATSGADGSFTIEHLPAGTYTLEAWHETLGIRTAEVTVKEGETVSASFEFSAGDAKAIASDVK; encoded by the coding sequence ATGAAGCTGCGTACGCTGGGCGTCGCGGTGCTGGGGGTGGTGGGGCTCGCCGCCCTGCCGGCCTGCAAGAAGGACGAGGCGCCTGCTGCCCCCGTTTCCCGGTCTCCCGCGCAGGACAAGGCCACGGCGAAGCTCGAGGCCCCCGTGGCGGAGTCCGCCCCCCAGCCCGTCACCGGTGGAGGCACCGTCCGGGGTGCCGTCACCTTCAAGGGCGTGGCGCCTCCGCCGGCCGCCGTCGCGCCCAGCGAAGATCCCGCCTGTGACGGCATGCCGTTGACGGACCAGTCCCTCCGGGTGAAGGACGGCAAGCTGGAGAACGTCCTGGTGCGCGTGCGCGGCCTGGTGCCTCGCTCGCGTCCGGCGCAGCCCGCCGTCATCGACCAGCAGAAGTGCACCTACACCCCGCGGGTGCAGGGGGTCGCCGTCGGCCAGCCCATCCTCATCAAGAACAGCGATGGCACGTTGCACAACGCGCGCGCGCTCGCCGGGACGAAGTCCATCTTCAACGTGGCCCAGCCTCCGAATGGCAAGGCCGTGCAGCGCCCGCTGCCCGCCGATGCCGAGGTGATCCGCCTCAAGTGCGACATCCACCCGTGGATGTCCGCCTGGGTGGTGGTGAACCCGAACCCATACTTCGCCACCTCCGGCGCGGATGGCTCCTTCACCATCGAGCACCTGCCCGCCGGCACCTACACCCTCGAGGCCTGGCACGAGACGCTGGGCATCCGCACGGCCGAGGTCACCGTGAAGGAGGGAGAGACCGTCTCCGCTTCCTTCGAGTTCTCCGCCGGGGACGCGAAGGCCATTGCCTCGGACGTGAAGTAG
- a CDS encoding ABC transporter permease, whose protein sequence is MNAHATTAPESSGEPERNLAVVDSRASREEERTPGALALQWATVRVLLVRDVVRFFRQPSRIVGALAQPILFWFVIGAGFAGSFRVDGAQGMDYQRFSFPGVVTMVVLFSAIFATISVIEDRREGFLQSVLAGPGSRLAVVLGKALGSSAIALLQASLFLLFAPLAGVKAATLNVPLLASVMLLSALALTGMGIALAWWVRSTAGYHAVMSIVLLPMWVLSGAMFPLKGAGPLLAWVMRFNPMRFSVEGIRRALYGAEASLAVSTSSSGAGLEVPVLLAFATVFLGLAAFSVSRRE, encoded by the coding sequence ATGAACGCCCACGCCACCACCGCTCCCGAGTCCTCCGGCGAGCCCGAGCGAAACCTGGCTGTCGTGGACTCCCGCGCCTCGCGCGAGGAGGAGCGGACCCCCGGCGCGCTCGCGTTGCAGTGGGCCACCGTGCGCGTGCTGCTCGTGCGCGACGTGGTGCGCTTCTTCCGCCAGCCCAGCCGGATCGTCGGCGCGCTCGCCCAGCCCATCCTCTTCTGGTTCGTCATCGGCGCGGGCTTCGCCGGCTCCTTCCGCGTCGACGGCGCGCAGGGGATGGACTACCAGCGCTTCTCCTTCCCGGGCGTCGTCACCATGGTGGTGCTCTTCAGCGCCATCTTCGCCACCATCTCCGTCATCGAGGACCGGCGCGAGGGCTTCCTCCAGTCGGTGCTGGCCGGGCCGGGCTCGCGCCTGGCGGTGGTGCTGGGCAAGGCGCTGGGCTCCTCGGCCATCGCGCTGCTGCAGGCCTCGCTCTTCCTGCTCTTCGCCCCGCTCGCCGGAGTGAAGGCCGCCACCCTGAACGTGCCGCTGCTGGCGTCGGTGATGCTGCTGTCCGCCCTGGCCCTCACCGGTATGGGGATCGCCCTCGCCTGGTGGGTGCGCTCCACCGCCGGCTATCACGCGGTGATGAGCATCGTCCTGCTGCCCATGTGGGTGCTCTCCGGTGCCATGTTCCCCCTCAAGGGCGCCGGGCCCCTGCTGGCCTGGGTCATGCGCTTCAACCCCATGCGCTTCTCCGTGGAGGGCATCCGGCGCGCGCTCTACGGCGCCGAGGCCTCGCTCGCCGTGAGCACCTCCTCCTCGGGCGCGGGCCTCGAGGTGCCGGTGCTGCTCGCCTTCGCCACCGTCTTCCTGGGGCTCGCCGCTTTCAGCGTCAGCCGCCGGGAATAA
- a CDS encoding ABC transporter ATP-binding protein, with product MSTVLTAVPSPAGRAPAPLLQLDGLTRRFKDRVAVDGLSLAVGSGEIVGLLGPNGAGKSTTFQLLAGLLAPDSGRVLFEGKPLSLHDPALRRRMGIIFQRGSLDDLMSARENLMLGARLYGLTGERARERVERMLGLIGLQERGDERVSTWSGGMRRRLELARALVHQPRIVLMDEPSQGLDEAAFRSFWAHLRALRDAEGLTVLLTTHRADEAEMCDRLAVLDSGRLVATDTPAALAARVGGDIVTLEAREPESLAAELRARLGLEARVVEGRVQVEVEQGHALVPRLVEAFPAGRLASVSLRRPTLADVFLQLTGRVLGTDQPAAEPARRSRRR from the coding sequence ATGTCCACGGTCCTGACGGCTGTCCCTTCCCCGGCGGGCCGCGCCCCGGCGCCACTGCTCCAACTCGACGGGCTCACCCGCCGTTTCAAGGATCGGGTGGCTGTCGACGGTCTGAGTCTCGCGGTGGGCAGCGGTGAAATCGTCGGTCTGCTCGGCCCCAATGGGGCGGGCAAGTCCACCACCTTCCAGCTGCTCGCCGGCCTGCTCGCCCCGGACTCCGGGCGCGTGCTGTTCGAGGGCAAGCCCCTGTCGCTCCATGATCCGGCCCTGCGCCGACGCATGGGCATCATCTTCCAGCGCGGCAGCCTGGATGACCTGATGAGCGCGCGGGAGAACCTGATGCTCGGCGCCCGGCTGTACGGGCTGACGGGCGAACGGGCCCGCGAGCGCGTGGAGCGGATGCTCGGCCTCATCGGCCTCCAGGAGCGCGGCGACGAGCGTGTCTCCACCTGGTCCGGTGGCATGCGCCGGCGGCTGGAGCTGGCGCGCGCCCTGGTGCACCAGCCGCGCATCGTCCTCATGGACGAGCCCTCCCAGGGGCTCGACGAGGCCGCCTTCCGCTCCTTCTGGGCACACCTGCGGGCTCTGCGCGACGCCGAGGGCCTCACCGTGCTGCTCACCACCCACCGCGCCGACGAGGCGGAGATGTGCGACCGGCTCGCCGTGCTGGACTCCGGCCGGCTGGTGGCCACCGACACTCCAGCGGCCCTGGCCGCACGGGTGGGCGGTGACATCGTGACGCTCGAGGCGCGTGAGCCCGAGTCCCTCGCGGCCGAGCTGCGCGCGCGGCTGGGCCTGGAGGCGCGCGTGGTGGAGGGCCGGGTGCAGGTGGAAGTGGAGCAGGGGCATGCGCTGGTGCCCCGGCTGGTGGAGGCCTTCCCGGCCGGCCGGCTCGCCTCGGTGTCCCTGCGCCGTCCCACGCTCGCGGACGTGTTCCTCCAGCTCACCGGCCGCGTACTCGGCACGGATCAACCCGCGGCCGAGCCCGCCCGTAGGAGTCGTCGTCGATGA